The following proteins come from a genomic window of Mycobacterium sp. DL:
- a CDS encoding ABC transporter ATP-binding protein: MKLRSVNKWYGERHVLVDVSLRVGRGEIVALIGRSGSGKSTVLRVLAGLSTDHTGDRHVAGAPALAFQEPRLFPWRDVRTNVAFGLTRSRLPKSEAVPRAERALAAVGLGDRAGAWPLTLSGGQAQRVSLARALVAEPELLLLDEPFGALDALTRLSMRKLLLDLWRQHHCGVLLVTHDVDEAVGLADRVLVLEGGEVVHTLDINHPRRLPGDPGAAADRAELLDKLGVQI, encoded by the coding sequence GTGAAATTGCGCAGCGTCAACAAGTGGTACGGCGAACGTCATGTTCTCGTCGACGTGTCTCTGAGGGTCGGACGCGGCGAGATCGTCGCGCTCATCGGGCGCAGTGGCTCCGGCAAGTCCACCGTGCTGCGCGTACTGGCGGGACTGTCCACCGATCACACCGGCGACCGGCACGTCGCGGGTGCGCCGGCGCTGGCCTTCCAGGAACCGCGACTGTTTCCCTGGCGCGACGTGCGCACCAACGTGGCCTTCGGACTGACCCGCAGTCGGCTACCGAAATCCGAAGCAGTGCCGCGCGCCGAACGGGCACTCGCAGCTGTCGGCCTGGGTGACCGAGCGGGCGCGTGGCCACTGACATTGTCCGGCGGTCAGGCGCAGCGGGTGTCGCTGGCTCGCGCACTGGTGGCCGAACCCGAGTTGCTGCTGCTCGACGAACCCTTCGGAGCGCTGGATGCGTTGACACGACTATCGATGCGAAAGCTGCTGCTCGACCTGTGGAGACAACACCATTGCGGCGTCCTGCTGGTAACCCACGATGTCGACGAAGCGGTCGGCCTGGCCGATCGGGTGCTGGTACTGGAGGGCGGCGAGGTCGTTCATACGCTCGACATCAACCATCCCAGGCGGCTCCCCGGTGACCCCGGCGCAGCCGCCGACCGAGCCGAGTTGCTCGACAAACTCGGCGTGCAGATCTGA